The window GCTCGACCTCCTCGATGTCGATCTCGTTCGCGACCACGTCGCCGACCGCGCTCTTGTCGACCCACGCGTGGAGTCCCTGATCGTTCCGGTGGAGCGTGATCGGCACCTCGATGACGGTCGGCTCGTTGCCGTCGGCCCCGGCCATCGCAAGCTGCTCCGCGACGGTGCCGGCGTGCGCGTTCTCCGACATCACGCACCTCCGTCGATCGCTCGCGCGATGTGGTCGCGGCGCTCGTCGAGGACGCGGAACCCCTCCTCGGTGACGCGGTAGAAGTTCGACCGGTCGTCGATCTTCCCCTTCTCGACGAGCCCCTTCGCGGCGAGCTCGTCGAGGTTCGGGTAGAGGCGGCCGTGGTTCACCGGCTTCTCGATGACGTCTTCGAGGCCGTCCTTGATCGCGAGGCCCTTCACCTCGCCCAGCGAGGACTCCAGCCGCGCGCAGACGGTCAGGGCGTCGATCTGGAAGGTCGTCAGGTCGGTGTGGCGGATGCGGTGCGTCTCGGGGTCGGTCGTCGGCGTGGTGGAGTCGGAACTCATGAATCTGTGAACTGCGAGGTGTCTCGGCCGATCGCGTCGAGCAGGTTCCGGAGCGGAACGCCGCTGACATCGAGGCCGCACGGGGACAGCGTGGCGCAACCGCCGAAGCCCTCGAACGAGTAGCCGTGCGTCGAGAGCGGGCGATCGCACCCCGGACAAGCGTTGCTGTCGCCAGTGAGAACGATACCGCCGTGGTCTGTGCCGGGAGTTTGAAGGTTCCCGGACGGATTTGCTGACATGGCTTTCGTGCCCTAGACACGGAAGCCCACGCGGACCCGTGCTGGAACACGGGGTCCGCATCGTTTTCGAAGGGACCCATCGACGAGCGACGGGTCCGCGAGAGTGCTTCCGTAGCTACACGTTCAGAAGGGTGGGCACTTAGTTGTATTGGAGCAACCAGTTGTTTTGGAAAAGTTTGTTCAACGCAACTAACATCCACAAAATGATATAACCCCGGAGTCTCGTAATCTGAGTAATGGCAGGTCGGAAGGAGACTGTGAGCGACAAGGAGATTCTCCGTTTCTTCGAGCAGTCTCCGGACCACTTTTTGACGACAAACGAGGTAGCTGAGTACCTCGATTTCTCTAAGCAGGGCACTCGGAAGCGGCTCTACGCGCTCGCTGACGAGGAACTGCTCGATTTCAAGAAGGTCGGCAGGAATCCAGCGTGGTGGCTGACGGACGAGGGTCGGGAACTTCTCGAAACCGAGGAGTAGTCCAACGGCCAGGCCCGGTCCGACTGAAGCCTTTTTGTGCGACAGCGTGGTAAGCGGTGATATGCCTATCAGGAATGTGGGGGAGAGCGCCTGAATGACCAGCCTCGCCCTCGCAGTCCTAGAGATCACCGCAATTTCTGTTCCGCTAGTCGCGATTCTGGTGATCCAGATCCTCCGAACGGACGAACTGAACGAGTTCGTCCCTGACGATCTACTGAGGTATGTGAACCGACTCCTTATCGCGACGAGCTTGCTGTTCGTCCTTGCGATCGTCTCCTCGATGAGTCTCGCTTTTGAGTCCGGGCTCTCTCTGTGGGGGCTGGCGAGCGTGACATTCCTTGGAGTGGGTTTGTCACTTCTAGCGATCGTGGTGCTTTTCTTCCCGCTGGTGGCACTGAATCTCTTCGGCGAAAATACGGAACAAGCGACGCTCTCCGAGACGACCAGCGAATCGGAAGATGGTGAGGAAGATTTACCACCCCAGCGGAAAGAAGGATCAACTGAGAAGACAGCCGACTCGGAAAAAGAGACGTAGATCCGGGTCGGTTGGGGAGACCGCCCATGGCGATAAAAACACTCAATCCGCGGGATATCGACGACCTGTTTAAGTCGGTAGTCTGGGCTATGGCGATACTCGCTGGCGGCGTTGTACTCCTCGCAATCGGGGCGTTTACTGGGACCAGCGCGATGAATGTCGTGGGCTACGTATCCATCGCCATTGCGTTCGTGATTCTTATCCTGGCGAGCCGACCGGCTTGGTAGTAACCCTCCCCGACCTCGCCGTTTCATACCCGATCGTCCTCCATCCGGTCGACGATCACACCGCCGACGCGCTTGACCCAGTTAGGAATCACGTCGTCGGGAACGCCATCGCCGTCGTTGAACGCGCGGCCGATCTCCAGTGAACCGTCGGCGATCCGCGCGTCGAGCTCCCAGTTCAGTTCGTTCGCCGCCTCGATCTCGATGCGGAGCGTGGAATTCGCGTCGACGCTAACGACGACGCTCGCGCTGTACGGCCCGGTGCCGGTTTGGATACCCTCCGCGACGAGGTCGATATCGAACTCTTTCGTGCGTGCGCTACTGCCGTGGACAGGTGGCTTCGAGGCCATACCCGACTGTGGACGGGACTGCCTCTTGAGAGTCCTACAGGATGTTCCATATGGTTCCGGATGGTCGAGAAACGCAGGACGTGAGCGAGTTAGACGAGTTCCGGATGGTGTTCCGAATGGTCAATCAGATTTGTCCTTGTTCATCGTTCGCAACCCGAGTTCTGCCTCTAGGTCCCAAAGAGCATCACGGAATTCATGATATCTATTGAACAACCTGTTCTCCTGATAATGACTATGCAAATCAACCAATTCAGCGCTTAGATCTGGTATTGTCTTGCGAATCTCAGTATCCGACATATCTTTCACGCTAATCTCTTTCTTATAATCTCGGTGCTTGAGTGTGTATTGTCCCTTGTGATCGTCGTCTAAGAGATATCTTCTTAGATCATCTACGGTATTTCCCATTTTCTGATTACATATTCGAAGATCTCCATGATCACCCGAATATTTTGACTTGGACGTTAATTGGTCATAGCCTTCTCTATCATCCATAATCAAGCAAACCATAGCCGCACGCTCAATTCTATGGTAGTAATTCGGGATACTTGTAATAATATCGCGCTGGAGAGTCCGTTCTGCTCTTTCTAGCCAAAATATCCCGAGTAGATCATTCTTTAATGCGCTGTGTGTTAAGAACTTGATTGCAATATCGTCTAGCTTCAACTCGGCCGGCTGTGAATAGTACTCATATAATGCTTGCTTATTTATATAATCGTCTCCCCGACCTCTCCATTGGGCGATATCTTCGTTTAGCTGTTCGTCTAACGTACTTGCTGGCTCACGAGTAATCCTCTCTGTAACTTGTAAATCCGCATTCTCTGGGTTCTCCACTGTAGCTAGAGGGATATCACCTGTCTCTGACAAATTAGTTCCAATTCTCTCGATCCATTCTGGTCCGATCTCTATCGCTTTGTGTATTCCATCAAGGATTTGCTCTCGCTGTGCATTAATCCTATATTTCACAATTCTCTCAATATCTTGCTTTTCTGCAATTTTCTTCCCGGATCCTTTTCGTAAATATATCAGGCCCTCTTGCAAGACTACATTTCCAGCTGAATTCTGAATGGTATTTGTTGTCAGGGTAGGTGGGGTGTCAAGAGGCTCAATAGTTAGACATGCAAACACAGGATCTGAGGCATCGAATTTGTGCCATGAAACGATAGGAGCAGGCTCAAGATTGCTATCTATCATTTCTTGTATGTCACTCTCATCGTAACTGAATATATGTCGAGGGCCTTCACCCCTGTAAGATTCTCTTCCCTCTGTTATTCCTACAATAGCACCATCGTCATCAACTCCTACAAAAATATAATGTAAATCATGATCTGTGATTGTGTTCGATAATGAGGCAACATCTTTGATGAATTCTACTTTCTTGTTTTTTATACCTCCAATTTCATAATCGGTTTTGAAGTCTATCCATGAGTGTTCGTCACCACTCACTTCATCTAATATTTCTTCGGCCTCTTTACGTTCCATTAGTAATCCTCCTGTGACCACAACATATCGCTGTACTAATTATTTTTGTCATGTATGTCTGTAATCAATTCAGCTCTGTTTCAGATGTGGGCCACAGCCAGCGAGATCATATACCTTCTTTCCAGAGGTCCGTTCGGTCGTTACGAGCTCATAATGCTCCAGCTTCGAGAGGTGAGCGTCACGGAAGTACCGGATGCTCACCGGGTCGTCGTGGCGTTCGGAGTACCGTTCGTGGAGTTCGCGCTGGATGAGGGGCCCATCCTCTAGTAGGATATCGTACACGACGCGCTGATGATCGTTGAGCTTCGAGTACGTCTTCCGCGCGATCTCCTGCTCCGCCTCGGAGATCGAGTCCTCAACGAGCCGCTTCGGGATGTTCGACAGCCCCTCGCTGCTCGCCTTCCGCGCCGCCGCCCGGAGCGTCGTGATGCCCATGCGAGCGTCGCCGTCTGCGAGCCGCGCAATCGTCTCGAACACCTCGTCGCTCGCGGCGTTCGGCCCGAGCCCGGCGCGCGCCCGGCGCTTCAGGATCTCCGCGATCGTGTCCTCACCGTACCGGTCGAAGCGGACGCGGTAACCCACCGAAACGCGGGAGCGAACACGCTCGTCCAGGTCGGCGAGCAGGTCGACCTCGTCGTTCGCGATGCCGATCCACGAGAGCCCGCGGAACTCGTGGAGGTCGTAGAGCAGCTCGGTCTCGCGCAGCTGGTCGACTTCGTCGAGGATGACAACGCCCGGGCCGTTGAAGTCCCGGTGGACGCGATCGAGCAGCGTCGACGTCGACGCGGAGCGTGGGACTGCTGCGCCGACGAGGTCGCGGGAGAGTCGTTCGAGAACTGCGTTCCGCGTGTAGTCCCGCCAGCAGTTCACGTAGGCGTGCGGGACGTCGAGGATCTCGCGGCGGAGCTCGCGAACAGCGGCCCTCGCGACGGTCGTCTTCCCCGCTCCGGAGGGACCGAAGAGAAAGCAGTTCTCGGCGCGCTGGCCGTCTTCGATCGGCGCGAGGGCGTCGGTCACCTCGTTCATGTGGCTGTTCCGGCCGACGATCGGATCTGGAAGGTGGTCGTCTTCGAAGACTGATCCGTTGTTTATCACATCACCGAGAACTCTTGCCGAGGTATATAAAGTGAACTCGGGGTGTTCCGGATGGTTCCGAATGGTTTCTCATGGTGTCCAGCCGGTAATCTGGATAATGCCGACCAAGACAATCAGCACAGAAAGAATCGCGGCAGCGTATTGAGCATATCTTGGTTGGAGGTAGTTGACACGGTAGTAGTCTCTATCGTAGACCATGAATGTGTAAATTCGCCATCGGCGATTACCCGAACGCTTCCTGACCTCGTAATCGTAGTCATCGTCTGATCCGTAGATAGTCGCTTGGTCAACTCTCACAGCAGCATGACCTTGGTAGGACATAATCTCTGGTTGGAGTGTCTCTGTAGTACTCTGCCCAGGCTCTAGACCGAGCTCAACTACAGCAACTTCATCTCCGTAATCTTCCTCAGATTCGTCGAATTCAACCCGAGCTAGGATTCTCCCGCCGATTGATGAGTCGGAGATATTGGTAGCGGTTATCTCGAACTCGGGGTTTTGGTCTGTGAAGTATACTGTCCGACAGTTTTCAAGGTCCCCCTCAGCGCTCACTGAAAGCATATCTACGCTGGAATCCGATGTCTTCCGGAATTTTGCATCTCGACTAGCTGGCATGCGTCTTCAATAGAGGGATGTAAAAATGAAACCTAGGCAGGAGGCTCTGTTGAAATCCTTCGCAAGTGATATATTCTGACCCAGTCCCAGTCGGTACAGTTTATGAAAGCACTGTAGAACGGCTAAGCAGGATGTTTTTGGAAAAGTGGCCGATAATATAAGTGTGTTAAGCCGAGACTGGGAATTGTAATGAGTGATGAGGAGAAGAGTGATGACGCACTTGAGGTCTCATCACCCTCCAACAGCTCTGAGCTTGATGATAAACTGGACATAGAGGAACTCAACGTTGGACAGAATTTCGCCCATGACCTCGCCGCGCTCTCCGAGGCGTTCCAGAAAATACAAGAAACACAGATAGCCACGATTGCCGACTCATTCCAGTCTTTTGAGGCAATTCAGAAAGCACAGGTGGCTGAATTTGCGAAGTCATTCCAGTCTGCTCAGGCAATCCAACAGGCGGAAATAGCAAAGCTCATCGAATCTGTCCACACGGTTCAGAAGATCCAGCAAGCACAGATAATTCCGATTGCTGAACAGCTTCAAGAACTCTCCCGCATACAGGCGGAGATGGCTTTTGCCGATTTCCCGGACGAAGTTTTCACTACCGCGATAGCTGCTTCGACAGTCAGCGGTCGCACACGAACCAACCCATCATCACCAACAACGCTGTCCACATCTACTTCGGACCCGAGTATCGATGTAGAGTCTGCCTCAAATCCTTCCAGCGTAAATAATGAACACACTTGGTCGCTGTATCTTGAAGCGGCAGTCACCCTCGGAATGTACTTATCATACAAAATGGAGGGGTTGGACCAGTCTCAAAGGGAGGCTGCTGCTACGTTGTTTACAGGGGCTATCGTGTTCGGTGCCACGCCATACTTACCGGTGTCCGAAACCCCGTTAGTCGCCGGTTCAGCGGCAAGCACGTTCACACTAGCTGCGCTGAATCTTCGGTCGAACGAGGAGGGAGAATAATAAGCCACAACCGACTTTCCCCATCTGTCACATAACCTGTTCTTATTGACCGACTGTTTCAGACGAAATCTGTCTGAAGAGTATAATTTCAACAGAGCCCGCAGAGCAGAGGTCACATCTCGGACGGCGCCGGGGTGTTTATTTTGTCAGGTCAGTGTAATCCCCACATGGACCTCAGAGCTATCGGAGTTCTCGTCGCCCTCGTTTTCGGGTTGTGGCTAGTAGCTGTCATGTACTGTGGTTTCGCGATGACTTTCCCGACAATACTCCCCGGAAGCGGCTCATGCGGGGTTGTAATGCCATAATAACGGATACGTTCGAAATCATCAGTCGCATTCTCGTCAGCTGTCCGGGAACTGGTGGAGAGTCGGCCAAGTTCACTCAATTAGATTGCTGTCCTACCTCTGTGTCGCCACATTGCGTACGAATTGACGAGTGTTGCTCCAACAGCCATCAATCCAAAGGCTACAGGTGTCAGTAAGCCGGTTAGTTGTATGATGTAATATTCTCGAAAAAGTCCGTATCTGAATATGAGAAGGTACGGTATTAGTATCGCAACGAAGAGGAGTACCCTTGTACCACCCGCACAAAGTAATGTAGGCTCAGCACCGCAGGCCCAGCGCGTGTAGCCCCTCTCCTGCTCATTAAGATCAAATTTACCCAAACAGCCTGTAGTGATTGAGTCGCCGAGTAATCCAATACCAAGTATCCCCCAAAATAGTATTTGGAGTTCTGCTATTGGAAGCGTGGCCTGTATTACCCCTGTAATAAGGAAAGATACCACTGAAATTAGTACAACCGGATACACCAGAACGATTCTGTCAAGCGCTTGCGTCCACTTCATGTGTATACTTATTCATAATTTCCCCGGATAAGCGCGGTGTCTATGACTGGGTCGGATGCTACCAGCATATGGCGAGAAGCACCTCCTTTTCGCCCACCTGGCGAGTAGTCCTTCGATTTAAATGAAAGACCAAGCCGGTCAAACCCCCGAACCTGACAGAAAGAGCGTCCTGAATACAGAGGGTGGATGCAGCAGGAAGGCTCTCCAGAATACCCGACACGATCGAATGGAATTTTACTCGCCTGCTTCGTGCACCTATTTGAATGGACGACGAGATGTTCGTCGAGCAACTGCGGTCGACCTGCGCAGATGCGATCGAAGCGTACCGGGTGGAGTACCCAGACGCACCCCCACTGACCGAGTCACTCCTGCAAGATCTCGACGGCCCTCTCGCCAGCGAAACCGATCTCCACGAACGTTTTCAGGAGCTCACGCGATTCTACGACGACCTGTTCGACGTCGACTCGACACCGTACCGCGACAAATGGCGCGACCACCTCGTCTACGATTGTTCGCGACGTGAGCGCCTCGCGCTCCTCACGAGCGATCTGCCGGCGTCTTTGACGCTCGTGTTCATCGGCGGGCGGTACTCCGCCCGGACGGGCAGGATCGGCGTCAGCCCAGGGCGACTCCCCGAGGCGATGGCGTACACGTATTTAGCGTCGGAGCTGTGCCACGCCTATCAGCACCTGTTCGGCTCGCCAACGTGGATGCACCCGTATCTGCAGGAGGGGTTCGAACAGGCTGTCTCAGTCCGTGCGCAAGCACACCTCGCCGCCGAACTACAGCACGACTCGCTCACCCATCTCGCCAAGAGACAGCGGACGAAGACGCTCTTGGAAGGTGTTCTCGCCCACGGGACCCGCCGAGGTGGGATCGAACGGGTGGCCGTTCGCGATCTCGGTGTAACCGACGAAGAACTAGCTGCGCTTCATGCTCACCCGCTGTGGCGACTCTTGGGATATCTCCGACCACGGTATCGGTGGAGTAACGTTGCGTTCCTCCCTGAATATGCCCTCTTCGGCTCTATGCTACTCGTGAGCGAGGAAACGGACGTAGCGACCACCTATGCTCGGGCGTTCCACGGTGACCACCCGTGGACGTCGATCATCGATGAAATTACCGCATCGCCACCTGGCTGGCTCTGGCATCTCTATCATCGGTAAACCGGCATTGAACAATTAAGATCTGAGGCAGTCTGTTGAACACGAGACAGTATGTCGTACTAATGGTTCATTCCGGAGGAACTCTGTATCACTCTGGAGGGGAATCTACCCAGGAGTTGTCAGAATCGGCGTGCTGAATATAGAGAGTATAGTCAGCAAGGTGGTTTTCTTAGTTTCGTGCGGGACGAGCCGAATACGGCGGTAAGGAATCGTGTATCCGTAACAACGCTATCTTTACCCGTGTTAAGCGCTAATACGTCACATGACAGAGGATACCGTTCTTTCGGAAGAAGAGGCGTACGAGTACGATTCGGCCAATACGTACGAGTGCGAGGTGTGCGGAGGCCGGACCAGAGCAGATAGATCCCCCGGCGACTGCCCAGAATGTGGTGGAGATCTCAGGAATATCAGTACTTCACGAGAACAATAGACGCTCTGAGTACCTCAATTAGCTTGGCACAGTGGCGACGACTGGTTCGTGACCGACTCGCGCCCTGTATTCAGCACGGCCGCTAAAATCCATAAACAAAGGAATGTTCCTAGGCGTCTGTCCAAGAAGTGGGGGAGAGTAGGACACAGTCAGCTTCTATTGAGGGTTGAGAGTTGGCTAGGACTGAAGTGCGGTAAGATACTTTTGAGGCTTATGAGCAAATATGAATCAGCGACTAAGCCATGTCCGGAATGCGGATCATCGGATACACACCGAGACGTGACAACGGATATGTTCCACTGTGCTGACTGTGGGTTTTCGGATCCAATCGCAGAAGTACTAGTTTAGATTCGGCGAAGACTAATCGCTCACAGAGCCACCCCGCTCATCGAGTCGATGATGTTCTCCTCTGTCGGTGCCGCGAGGTACGGCTCGATCGCGTCGTAGGAGCTCCACCCGCCGAGCGCCATCACGATCCGCGGGGAGACGTGCTCCTCGACGAGGAGGTGGTTCGCCCAGCAGCGCCGGAGGTCATGCGTGCTCACGCGTTCGTAGTCCGAGTCCCCGCTCTCCTCGGCGGCGCCGGCGGCGGCCTTGCCGACCCAGTTCTGGACGGTGCGCTTCGTCACGTCGACAAGTGGCTCGTCGCGCGCGATATCCTCGGTCTGGACGTAGCGGTTGATCGTCGCCTCGACGTCGACGGGGAGCCAAGTCTCGCGCTGCTTCCCGTCGACGTACTCGCCGGTCGTATCCTTCCCGCCGACGACTTCGAGCTCGTAGTGCCGCCCGTCGGTCATCCGCGAGATGTGCCGCGGCTCGACGTCGAGGACCTCGCCGACGCGGAGCCCGCAGCCGCCCATCAGTCGGATGGCGACCTCGTGCTGGAAGGAGTCGGCGGCTCGGGGGAGCGCCTGGTACTCGTCGCGGGACATCCAGACGTTCCAGGAGCCGTCGCGGTTACGTTCGGTTCTCATTTCGTGCTTCTCCGCATCTCCATGAAATATGAAGGTTGTGGCGCACCGGGTTTCCGGAGTGATCGGGGCGGATTCGGGGTTGTTCTTTCGTGCTTGTGTGGAAACACGAACTTAGAACGAAGAGGCTCTATTGAAATCCTCTGAGACTGATAGGAAACGCTTGCTTAGAGATTCTATTCAGCGTCAACTTCGACACCAGTGATTTCGAATCGTGCGCCGCCCTCGTCACTGTCCGTCACGTGGATTTCCCATCCGTGGGCCTCAACAATCTCAGCAACGATTGCTAAGCCCAATCCGGTTCCCTCTTTTGTGCTTGAGTACCCGAACGTGAATACCTCGTCTCGTTCGTCTTCGGGGATACCCGGCCCTTCATCAGCGATGTAGAACCCAGATCTGTCTGGAAGTGCACCTACGTGAACTATGACGGTTTCGCTGCCGTGGTCTATCGCATTCCGAAAGAGGTTTTCAAAGAGCTGTTGCAGCCGATCCGGATCTGCCTCAATTGTGAGATCATCTTCGAGACGGAATGTCGCCTCTTTCGTGTTCACGACGGCCCACGCTCGGTCAGCAACGGCTGCTAGGGAAACGCGGACAGTATCATCGATCGGCTGTCCCTGTCGAGCGACCGATAGCAAGTCCTCGATGAGCGTTTCCATCCGCTTGAGTGCCGTCTCCACGGATTCAAGATTGTCACTATCATAGTTCTGCTGAGCGAGGGTGAGTCGTCCCGTGGCGACGTTGAGCGGGTTGCGCAAATCGTGAGAGATCACGCTGGCGAACCGTTCTAATCGCTCGTTCTGGTGTTCCAGTTCCTGTTTGCGGGCATCGAGTTTTGCCCGCTCATCTTCCAAGGCGGCCTGGTACTGCCGCTGCCGGGCGTTAAAGAAGCCGATCAAGAGTCCGCCGAGCGCGCCCGTAGTGGCCCAGTTCACCGTGATGAACTGGACATCAGCTAATGTGACTCCGTGTGCGGCCTGATACGGCACGACAGGATAACCGAACGCGACGCCACCGAGGAGTCCGATACCGGTCCACGCAGTAACGCGGGTCGTATACGCACTGTCAAGTTGGCTCAGGTAAAGCCAGATACCAGCGATCACAAGTAAGATCGATAGAAGGAACGGGAAGGCAATCCCGAGCAGCTTGGTATGGAAGCCCTGCTCAATATATATGTGATATAGATGGACGAA is drawn from Halorubrum sp. CBA1229 and contains these coding sequences:
- a CDS encoding helix-turn-helix transcriptional regulator — its product is MSSDSTTPTTDPETHRIRHTDLTTFQIDALTVCARLESSLGEVKGLAIKDGLEDVIEKPVNHGRLYPNLDELAAKGLVEKGKIDDRSNFYRVTEEGFRVLDERRDHIARAIDGGA
- a CDS encoding ATP-binding protein, producing MERKEAEEILDEVSGDEHSWIDFKTDYEIGGIKNKKVEFIKDVASLSNTITDHDLHYIFVGVDDDGAIVGITEGRESYRGEGPRHIFSYDESDIQEMIDSNLEPAPIVSWHKFDASDPVFACLTIEPLDTPPTLTTNTIQNSAGNVVLQEGLIYLRKGSGKKIAEKQDIERIVKYRINAQREQILDGIHKAIEIGPEWIERIGTNLSETGDIPLATVENPENADLQVTERITREPASTLDEQLNEDIAQWRGRGDDYINKQALYEYYSQPAELKLDDIAIKFLTHSALKNDLLGIFWLERAERTLQRDIITSIPNYYHRIERAAMVCLIMDDREGYDQLTSKSKYSGDHGDLRICNQKMGNTVDDLRRYLLDDDHKGQYTLKHRDYKKEISVKDMSDTEIRKTIPDLSAELVDLHSHYQENRLFNRYHEFRDALWDLEAELGLRTMNKDKSD
- a CDS encoding Cdc6/Cdc18 family protein translates to MNEVTDALAPIEDGQRAENCFLFGPSGAGKTTVARAAVRELRREILDVPHAYVNCWRDYTRNAVLERLSRDLVGAAVPRSASTSTLLDRVHRDFNGPGVVILDEVDQLRETELLYDLHEFRGLSWIGIANDEVDLLADLDERVRSRVSVGYRVRFDRYGEDTIAEILKRRARAGLGPNAASDEVFETIARLADGDARMGITTLRAAARKASSEGLSNIPKRLVEDSISEAEQEIARKTYSKLNDHQRVVYDILLEDGPLIQRELHERYSERHDDPVSIRYFRDAHLSKLEHYELVTTERTSGKKVYDLAGCGPHLKQS
- a CDS encoding rubrerythrin-like domain-containing protein; this translates as MTEDTVLSEEEAYEYDSANTYECEVCGGRTRADRSPGDCPECGGDLRNISTSREQ
- a CDS encoding site-specific integrase translates to MRTERNRDGSWNVWMSRDEYQALPRAADSFQHEVAIRLMGGCGLRVGEVLDVEPRHISRMTDGRHYELEVVGGKDTTGEYVDGKQRETWLPVDVEATINRYVQTEDIARDEPLVDVTKRTVQNWVGKAAAGAAEESGDSDYERVSTHDLRRCWANHLLVEEHVSPRIVMALGGWSSYDAIEPYLAAPTEENIIDSMSGVAL
- a CDS encoding ATP-binding protein — encoded protein: MRDLKSLQRVVSAMGIVLVGCLTLFVHLYHIYIEQGFHTKLLGIAFPFLLSILLVIAGIWLYLSQLDSAYTTRVTAWTGIGLLGGVAFGYPVVPYQAAHGVTLADVQFITVNWATTGALGGLLIGFFNARQRQYQAALEDERAKLDARKQELEHQNERLERFASVISHDLRNPLNVATGRLTLAQQNYDSDNLESVETALKRMETLIEDLLSVARQGQPIDDTVRVSLAAVADRAWAVVNTKEATFRLEDDLTIEADPDRLQQLFENLFRNAIDHGSETVIVHVGALPDRSGFYIADEGPGIPEDERDEVFTFGYSSTKEGTGLGLAIVAEIVEAHGWEIHVTDSDEGGARFEITGVEVDAE